A single region of the Alosa alosa isolate M-15738 ecotype Scorff River chromosome 6, AALO_Geno_1.1, whole genome shotgun sequence genome encodes:
- the LOC125295905 gene encoding G2/M phase-specific E3 ubiquitin-protein ligase-like — translation MCRSLEVSQKPVGTPHLNTFMEYRLKKSEERQKFSSGKMAGEKRKAPRNVQLIRELAVGIDHTVVNRFNITRSNVWDGAMRGLKRSTFQDKADFYVKFSDDAGLFEDSIDTGLQKENFCLIMNHLPSRLIFDGPPQHRYLIYNAQAIKDDEYFLAGKLISLSVIQEGPNFLSKTLVGYIVGEQFSASVQDVTEREIGGALSEIESAGSLEHLQDLLVVHSSMLQMAGCFRCVQHMEERHVIVSEYLKWFIIQRNCSVIDRFKEGLASLNFLEALCQHPTAMAPILQHTTTALSPTIIEQLFTPNLSTYGSNRRTEENLVLTFWAEYLLDCEEKGSVCLMELMMFGTGLTAIPPGRMFPRPSITFTSCSRYPLANTCGNTITIPLLANYTLFKENMDFGVQNSPGFGCP, via the exons ATGTGTCGCTCCCTTGAAGTATCACAGAAACCTGTCGGTACTCCCCATCTCAACACTTTTATGGAGTACCGACTGAAGAAGAGTGAGGAGAGGCAAAAATTCTCCTCTGGGAAGATggcaggagagaagaggaaggccCCCAGAAATGTGCAG CTGATTAGGGAGTTGGCAGTTGGCATTGACCATACCGTAGTGAACAGATTCAACATCACCAGGTCGAATGTCTGGGATGGTGCCATGAGGGGGTTGAAACGTTCAACATTTCAAGACAAAGCTGACTTTTATGTCAAATTCAGTGATGATGCTGGGCTTTTCGAAGACAGCATAGATACGGGGCTCCAAAAAGAGAATTTTTGTCTCATTATGAATCACCTCCCATCTAGGCTGATTTTTGACGGGCCACCCCAACATCGGTACCTTATTTACAATGCTCAAG CGATCAAAGACGATGAGTACTTCTTGGCAGGGAAGTTGATTTCTCTATCTGTCATTCAAGAAGGCCCGAATTTTTTATCTAAAACATTGGTCGGGTACATTGTCGGGGAACAGTTCTCTGCGAGTGTCCAGGacgtaacagagagagagatagggggagcTCTTTCAGAG ATTGAGTCTGCTGGCTCTCTAGAGCATTTACAAGATCTCCTGGTGGTCCACAGCTCCATGCTGCAGATGGCGGGATGCTTTAGATGTGTACAACACATGGAGGAGAGGCACGTCATTGTGTCTGAGTACCTGAAATGGTTTATTATTCAACGAAATTGCAGCGTCATTGATAG ATTTAAAGAGGGACTGGCAAGTTTAAATTTCCTGGAGGCACTGTGCCAGCACCCCACAGCAATGGCCCCCATCCTGCAACACACAACCACCGCTTTGTCTCCAACCATCATTGAACAGCTTTTCACCCCAAACCTCAGCACATACGGCAGCAACAGGAGAACGGAGGAAAATTTAGTTCTGACTTTCTGGGCTGAGTACCTGCTGGACTGTGAAG AAAAAGGATCGGTGTGTCTAATGGAACTGATGATGTTTGGCACGGGCCTGACCGCTATACCACCAGGGAGAATGTTTCCACGGCCCTCGATCACCTTCACATCCTGTTCCAGATATCCTTTGGCCAACACGTGTGGGAACACAATAACAATACCTCTTCTAGCTAACTATACTCTGTTTAAGGAAAACATGGACTTTGGGGTGCAAAATTCACCAGGCTTTGGTTGCCCGTGA